The genomic segment GAATTCCACCGGCTCCATCATCTGGCCCAAAATGCCGTCGGCCAAAATCATGGCCGGCATCCGGTACTTCTCGGCCAGTTCAAAGCACTTCATGGGGAAGTTGCCCATCTCGTCCACCGAGTTGGGGGCCAGCACTATGGTCCGGTAATCGCCGTGGCCGCCGCCCCGCACCGACTGGTGGTAGTCGCCCTGGGAGGCCGCGATGTTGCCCAGCCCCGGGCCGCCCCGCACCACGTTGGCGAAGAAGAACGGCAGGTCGGCCCCGGCGCAGTAGGAGATCCCCTCCTGCTTAAGGCTGATGCCCGGGGATGAGGACGAGGTCATGCTGCGGATTCCGGTGGCCGCCGCCCCGTAGATCATGTTGATGGCCGCCACTTCGGACTCGGCCTGAATGAAGGCCCCGCCCACCTCGGGCAGGCGCCAGGACATGTACTCCGGCACTTCGTTCTGCGGAGTAATGGGGTATCCGGAAAAGAACCGGCACCCGGCCCGGACCGCGCCTTCGGCCATGGCTTCGTTGCCCTTCATTAAGATTTTTTCACCCATTATATTTTTTCTCCTGTAAAAAATGTTTTTGTAGCGATACTGTTGGGGCAATTCATCCTACTACGTTTGCTTTTTGCTTACTTCGTAGGACACGTGAATTGCCCTTCCTTAGCCTTATTACTTCCAGACCTCAATGGCCAGGTCGGGACAGATCTGGGCGCACAGCCCGCAGCCGATGCAGCAGTCCTGTTTGGCCAGCTTGGCCGGGTAATAGCCGGTAACGCTGAAGGTCTGGGACATGGCGATGCACTCCTTGGGACAGGCCTTGGTGCAAAGCTCGCAGCCCTTGCAGCGGTTCTCGTCCACCCTTATTTCGGGCATGTTAAAACCTCCTGATTTTGTGGAATTTATAATATTGGTTATTGTCTTATTTTCAAGGAAACCTAAAAAAGTATTCTAACAGAATTGATTTTATTTTGCAAGGGATAAATGACATAATTTAGTTAAAAAAGCGGGTTGGTATTTAACCAACCCGCTTTGAGATATTTTAATGCTTTTACTTCAGCAGCATCAGCTTCTTGGTGGCTGAATATTCCCCGGCCTGAAGCCTGTAGATATACACTCCGGCTGCAACCTGGCTGCCGTTCCAATTGATGGCGTGATACCCGGCTGGTTTGGTCCCCAGATTAAAGCGCTTGACCGTCTGACCGGCTACATTGTACACTGTCAGGCTGACATTGGTGGCCTTAGGCAGTTGGTATTTGAAGGTGGTCTGGCCTCTTGATGGGTTGGGATAGGCACCGTTGAGGGCAAAGACCGCTGGCACCGATGCTCCGGGGTTACCGGCCACACCCAATGGCCCGATGGCCTTGAAGCTATAGGTAGAACTGATGCTCTGGTGATCCAGCATGTCCGTGGCTTTGATGTAATAGCTGACCGCCAATGTCTCATCCGTGGCCGGGCTTAACTGCGGAATGCTGTCACGCAGGCTGTCGGACGCAAAGAACATGGCCGTACTGTCCCAGGTTCCGGCATTGATACGGGTAAACAGATACGCGCTCTTAACGCCGCATAGGTCATACGCCTTGGCTGTCACTTCATACGGGCCGTAAGGCGAGGACTGGTCTTCGGGCAGGGATTTGACGCTTTGGAACAGCGGTGCAGTGGTGTCTATCCCAAAGGTTCTGTAGCCGGAATAGCTCCCGTAGTTCCCGGCCAGGTCGAACGCCTTCACCCGCCAGTAGTATTTGCCTTCGGTCAGGTTAAAAGTATCCAGCAAGATGGCTGTGGTGTCCTCGATCATCGGGGATATGAATGTACTAACAGTGTCCAATTGGATCACGTATTCTACCGGCGCGCCTTTGGGCGCAAACGATGCCTTCTTGGCCACTTCGGTCCAGGTGCAGATCATGGAATTATCCGCACACCATGCATTGTTCCATGGTGAAACAAGGTTTGGAATTTCCGGGTCCTGTAAATCCAGCTGCAGGTTTCGAGTCTGCGAATACGGCTCCTCGTTTCCGCACAGGTCGATCGCCCTCACCTGCCAGTGATACAGGGTGTCGGATACATCCAACTTGAGACTGATGCTGGTG from the candidate division TA06 bacterium genome contains:
- a CDS encoding 4Fe-4S binding protein, translating into MPEIRVDENRCKGCELCTKACPKECIAMSQTFSVTGYYPAKLAKQDCCIGCGLCAQICPDLAIEVWK